From the Halichoerus grypus chromosome 3, mHalGry1.hap1.1, whole genome shotgun sequence genome, one window contains:
- the SLC10A4 gene encoding sodium/bile acid cotransporter 4 produces the protein MDGPDNATLLFAPSSLQPDNYTLSPNASSLRPGSDLPVAPTSSAGPGPGLSLAPSPGVGFSPGPTPTSEPTAGGSAGGAASLGPSLFPHPWAHPQTPFWDTPLNHGLNVFVGAALCITMLGLGCTVDVNHFGEHVRRPVGALLAALCQFGLLPLLAFLLALAFSLNEVAAVAVLLCGCCPGGNLSNLMSLLVDGDMNLSIIMTISSTLLALILMPLCLWIYSRAWINTPLVQLLPLGAVTLTLCSTLIPIGLGVFIRYKYNRVADYIVKVSLWSLLVTLVVLFIMTGTMLGPELLLSIPASVYMIAIFMPLAGYASGYGLATLFHLPANCKRTVCLETGSQNVQLCTAILKLAFPPQFIGSMYMFPLLYALFQSAEAGILVLIYKVYGRKISHKRDPLDEDEDTDISYKKLKEEEMADTSYGTVKADNLIMMETTQTSL, from the exons ATGGACGGCCCCGACAACGCGACGCTGCTCTTCGCCCCGTCCTCGCTGCAGCCGGACAACTACACGCTGTCGCCCAATGCCAGCAGCCTGCGCCCCGGCTCGGACCTGCCCGTCGCCCCCACCTCCAgcgccggccccggccccgggctCAGTCTCGCGCCCAGTCCCGGCGTCGGTTTCAGCCCCGGCCCCACGCCCACCTCGGAGCCGACGGCGGGCGGCTCGGCGGGCGGCGCGGCCAGCCTGGGCCCGTCCCTGTTCCCCCACCCCTGGGCGCACCCCCAGACCCCGTTCTGGGACACGCCGCTGAACCACGGGCTGAACGTGTTCGTGGGCGCCGCCCTGTGCATCACCATGCTGGGCCTGGGCTGCACGGTGGACGTGAACCACTTCGGGGAGCACGTCCGCCGGCCCGTGGGCGCGCTGCTGGCCGCGCTCTGCCAGTTCGGCTTGCTGCCGCTGCTGGCCTTCCTGCTGGCCCTGGCCTTCTCGCTGAACGAGGTGGCCGCCGTGGCCGTGCTCCTGTGTGGCTGCTGTCCCGGCGGGAATCTCTCCAACCTCATGTCCCTGCTGGTGGACGGCGACATGAACCTCAG CATCATCATGACCATCTCCTCTACGCTTCTGGCCCTAATCTTGATGCCCCTGTGCCTGTGGATCTATAGCCGCGCTTGGATCAACACCCCCCTGGTGCAGTTACTACCGCTGGGGGCCGTGACCCTGACTCTCTGCAGCACTCTCATCCCTATTGGCTTGGGGGTCTTCATTCGGTACAAATACAACCGGGTGGCAGACTACATTGTGAAG GTTTCCCTGTGGTCTCTGCTAGTGACGCTGGTGGTCCTTTTCATAATGACTGGCACTATGTTAGGACCTGAACTGCTGTTGAGTATTCCTGCAAGTGTTTACATGATAGCAATTTTCATGCCTTTGGCAGGCTATGCCTCAGGCTACGGCTTAGCTACTCTCTTCCATCTTCCAGCCAACTGCAAGAGGACCGTATGCCTGGAAACGGGTAGTCAGAATGTGCAGCTCTGTACTGCCATTCTGAAACTGGCCTTCCCACCGCAATTCATCGGAAGTATGTACATGTTTCCCTTGCTTTATGCCCTTTTCCAGTCTGCAGAAGCAGGGATTTTGGTTTTAATATATAAAGTGTATGGAAGGAAAATATCACACAAGCGAGATCCTCTAGATGAAGATGAAGATACAGATATTTCTTATAAGAAactaaaagaagaggaaatggcagACACTTCCTATGGCACAGTGAAAGCTGATAATTTAATTATGATGGAAACCACTCAGACTTCTCTCTGA
- the ZAR1 gene encoding zygote arrest protein 1 isoform X1, translating to MAALGDEVLDGYMYPACVPYSYPYPYPPAAKSKGAAGGGGWRHRGGGYAPASSSSSSSSAGAAASSFPGCGQLTAAEYFDSYQRAQLMALLSQVSPGLGPRPHRASSRDVAVQVNPRRDASVQCSLGRRTLLRRARDSGPLAGPGLEGAGGGGGSASPQPARRGPEQGSPPSGAPRPVRFPRTVAVYSPVASRRLTTFLEGADSAAGEQRPAAPEGEREPAPPRPRGPEEGEGSARKSPQRPRPEEEEGDEDEAQTAVRTSWEPPVAGPGLPPRASGAGEAARRRAPRSPEQPPPVGRAQDAAGERSSPRSPEQAKERPRFQFLEQKYGYYHCKDCNIRWESAYVWCVQGTNKVYFKQFCRTCQKSYNPYRVEDITCQSCKQTRCSCAVKLRHVDPKRPHRQDLCGRCKGKRLSCDSTFSFKYII from the exons ATGGCTGCCCTGGGGGATGAGGTGCTGGACGGTTACATGTACCCGGCGTGCGTCCCCTACTCGTACCCGTACCCCTACCCGCCGGCCGCCAAGAGCAAgggcgcggcgggcgggggcggctGGCGACACCGGGGCGGGGGCTACGCTCCTGCGTCGTCCTCCTCGTCGTCCTCCTCTGCCGGGGCGGCCGCGTCCTCTTTCCCGGGCTGCGGGCAGCTGACGGCCGCCGAGTACTTTGACAGCTACCAGCGGGCGCAGCTCATGGCCCTCCTGTCGCAGGTGAGCCCGGGCCTGGGCCCGCGGCCCCACAGGGCCAGCAGCCGGGACGTGGCGGTGCAGGTGAACCCGCGCCGCGACGCCTCGGTGCAGTGCTCGCTGGGGCGGCGCACGCTGCTGCGCAGGGCCCGCGACTCCGGTCCCCTGGCCGGCCCTGGCCTCGAGGgtgcgggcggcggcggcggctcggcGTCCCCGCAGCCGGCGCGCCGGGGCCCGGAGCAGGGCAGCCCCCCGAGCGGCGCCCCGCGGCCCGTGCGCTTCCCGCGCACCGTCGCCGTGTACTCGCCCGTGGCCTCCCGCCGCCTCACCACCTTCCTGGAAGGGGCCGACAGCGCGGCCGGGGAGCAGAGGCCCGCGGCGCCGGAGGGAGAGCGGGAGCCGGCGCCTCCGAGGCCCCGGGGCCCCGAGGAGGGAGAGGGGTCGGCGAGGAAGTCGCCCCAACGGCCGCGGCccgaagaggaggaaggggacgAAGACGAGGCCCAGACCGCGGTGCGGACGAGCTGGGAGCCGCCGGTCGCCGGGCCCGGGCTGCCGCCGCGGGCGAgcggggcaggggaggcggcCCGGCGGCGCGCGCCCCGGAGTCCGGAGCAGCCCCCGCCGGTGGGGCGGGCCCAGGACGCCGCGGGCGAGAGGTCGTCGCCCCGGAGCCCCGAGCAGGCCAAGGAGCGGCCGCGCTTCCAG TTCTTAGAGCAGAAGTATGGCTACTATCACTGCAAGGACTGCAACATCCGATGGGAAAGTGCCTACGTGTGGTGTGTGCAGGGCACCAACAAG GTTTACTTCAAGCAGTTTTGCAGAACTTGTCAGAAGTCTTATAACCCTTACCGAGTGGAGGATATCACCTGTCAA AGTTGTAAACAGACTAGATGCTCCTGCGCTGTAAAACTCCGCCACGTTGACCCTAAAAGGCCCCATCGTCAAGATTTGTGTGGGAGATGCAAAGGCAAACGCCTGTCCTGTGACAGCACTTTCAGCTTCAAGTATATCatttaa
- the ZAR1 gene encoding zygote arrest protein 1 isoform X2: MAALGDEVLDGYMYPACVPYSYPYPYPPAAKSKGAAGGGGWRHRGGGYAPASSSSSSSSAGAAASSFPGCGQLTAAEYFDSYQRAQLMALLSQVSPGLGPRPHRASSRDVAVQVNPRRDASVQCSLGRRTLLRRARDSGPLAGPGLEGAGGGGGSASPQPARRGPEQGSPPSGAPRPVRFPRTVAVYSPVASRRLTTFLEGADSAAGEQRPAAPEGEREPAPPRPRGPEEGEGSARKSPQRPRPEEEEGDEDEAQTAVRTSWEPPVAGPGLPPRASGAGEAARRRAPRSPEQPPPVGRAQDAAGERSSPRSPEQAKERPRFQFLEQKYGYYHCKDCNIRWESAYVWCVQGTNKIMLAWCVSSSLGPK, encoded by the exons ATGGCTGCCCTGGGGGATGAGGTGCTGGACGGTTACATGTACCCGGCGTGCGTCCCCTACTCGTACCCGTACCCCTACCCGCCGGCCGCCAAGAGCAAgggcgcggcgggcgggggcggctGGCGACACCGGGGCGGGGGCTACGCTCCTGCGTCGTCCTCCTCGTCGTCCTCCTCTGCCGGGGCGGCCGCGTCCTCTTTCCCGGGCTGCGGGCAGCTGACGGCCGCCGAGTACTTTGACAGCTACCAGCGGGCGCAGCTCATGGCCCTCCTGTCGCAGGTGAGCCCGGGCCTGGGCCCGCGGCCCCACAGGGCCAGCAGCCGGGACGTGGCGGTGCAGGTGAACCCGCGCCGCGACGCCTCGGTGCAGTGCTCGCTGGGGCGGCGCACGCTGCTGCGCAGGGCCCGCGACTCCGGTCCCCTGGCCGGCCCTGGCCTCGAGGgtgcgggcggcggcggcggctcggcGTCCCCGCAGCCGGCGCGCCGGGGCCCGGAGCAGGGCAGCCCCCCGAGCGGCGCCCCGCGGCCCGTGCGCTTCCCGCGCACCGTCGCCGTGTACTCGCCCGTGGCCTCCCGCCGCCTCACCACCTTCCTGGAAGGGGCCGACAGCGCGGCCGGGGAGCAGAGGCCCGCGGCGCCGGAGGGAGAGCGGGAGCCGGCGCCTCCGAGGCCCCGGGGCCCCGAGGAGGGAGAGGGGTCGGCGAGGAAGTCGCCCCAACGGCCGCGGCccgaagaggaggaaggggacgAAGACGAGGCCCAGACCGCGGTGCGGACGAGCTGGGAGCCGCCGGTCGCCGGGCCCGGGCTGCCGCCGCGGGCGAgcggggcaggggaggcggcCCGGCGGCGCGCGCCCCGGAGTCCGGAGCAGCCCCCGCCGGTGGGGCGGGCCCAGGACGCCGCGGGCGAGAGGTCGTCGCCCCGGAGCCCCGAGCAGGCCAAGGAGCGGCCGCGCTTCCAG TTCTTAGAGCAGAAGTATGGCTACTATCACTGCAAGGACTGCAACATCCGATGGGAAAGTGCCTACGTGTGGTGTGTGCAGGGCACCAACAAG atTATGCTGGCGTGGTGTGTGAGCAGTTCACTTGGACCTAAATGA